The Merismopedia glauca CCAP 1448/3 genome segment CGTTACGATCTGAAACCTTTAGCAGAAGTCGGACATCCGCGCATTGATGTGTTAGCCAACCTATCAGGAATATTTAGAGATAGTTTCGTTAATGTTATTGAATTGATTGACGATTTGTTTCAACGTGCGGCTGATATTAAAGAACCAGAAACTGAAAACTTTATTCGCAAACACTCCTTAGCTTTGCAAGATCGAGGTGTTAGCAATCCCACAGCTAGATTGTTCTCAAATCCATCCGGCGACTTCGGTTCTTTGGTAAACGATCGCGTCGTCGATAGCAACTGGGAATCGGGTGACGAACTTGGAAATACTTGGCGCGATCGCAATGTTTTCAGTTATGGTAGAAATGATAAAGGTGCAGCTAGACCGGAAGTATTAAATGAATTATTGCAGAAGTGCGATCGCATCGTTCAAGAAATAGATTCGGTTGAATACGGTTTAACAGATATTCAAGAATACTATGCGAATACTGGCGGTTTGAAGCAAGCTGCGGAACAGAAAAGAGGAAAAAAGGTAGCGACTAGTTTTGTCGAAAGTTTCTCTAAAAATACCACTCCTCGAAAATTAGAAGATTTGCTGAGAATGGAATACAGAACTAAATTGTTAAACCCGAAATGGGCAAATGCAATGGCAGATGGAGGTTCGGGCGGTGCATACGAAATATCCCAAAGAATGACAGCTTTAATTGGCTGGGGAGGAACTGCCGATTTTACCGATGAATGGGTTTACAATCAAGCGGCAGATACCTATGCTTTAGATGCTGAAATGGCAGAAAAGTTGCGTCAAGCAAATCCCGAAGCCTTTCGCAACATTGTAGGTAGAATGTTAGAAGCAAATGGTAGAGGTTTTTGGCAACCAGATGCAGATAAGTTGCAGAAATTGAGAGATTTATATCAGTTGACTGACGAAAAAATTGAAGGCGTAGAAATCAGTTAGGAGTTAGGAGTTAGGAGTTCGGAGTTCGGAGTTTCTCCTGCGGAGACGCTGCGCGAACAAAGTATGCGCTACGCGCAGGCTAACGCCTACGGAGTATAGAATTACTGACATTTTCATCTAAGTGAAACTTAATCCTTTTTGATATTGCCTTCCCTTAGCTTTTGTTGGAGTAAAGTAACAATCTCTGAAATTAGCTAGATTTGAACCAAACATTTAGCTAAGATTGAGAAATCTTTTAGCGTCCAGTTCACTCAGCTATGAGTCTCTGCATCAATCCCAATTGTGCCAAACCCAGCAACCATGACAACCAATTATACTGTCAAGTTTGTGGCTCAGAATTGCTTTTGGAAGGATTGTATCGGGTACAGCGAGAATTAGGTGGTGGTGGGTTCGGTAAAGTTTACGAACTATCTCAAGGGAATACCCTCAAGATTCTCAAAATACTTACTTTGAGCCAACCAATAGCCTTGAAACTGTTTCAGCAGGAAGCAGAAGTATTGGGTAAACTCAATCATCCAGGGATTCCTAAAGTTGAACCCGATGGGTACTTTATTTATTTTCCCAAAGATAGCAAAGAACCGCTACATTGCTTGGTGATGGAGAAAATAGAAGGGGAAAATTTAGAAACCTATTTGAAAAAGAAGCAGCAACCGATTAAGCAAAAGTTGGCACTGAAATGGCTGATAGAAATTGCCGAGATTTTAGATAAAGTCCATCAAGAAGGCTTTTTGCATCGAGATATTAAGCCCGCCAATATTATGTTACGTCCCAACGGGCAGTTGGTTTTGATTGATTTTGGTACGGTGAAGCAAATCACGGCAACGGTGATGGCTTCTCAAGCCAAGAAACAAGGAACAGGAGTTTATACACCTGGATATGCACCACCAGAACAAGAAAAAGGGTTTACGGTACTTAAATCCGATTTTTATGCTCTCGGACGCACTTTTGTACATTTATTGACAAACAAGCACCCTCTAGCTTTTTATAACCCCAATACCGATGAATTAGATTGGCGGGGTGCAGTCCCAAATTTATCTCCTTTGTTGGCGGACTTATTGGATGAGTTGATGCAGCGTTTGGCGAAGGATCGTCCCAAGGATACAGGGGAGATTTTACAACGATTGGGGGAGATAGAACAGCAATTGTATCCACCACCACCAATAAAAATTCAGCCTTCTCCACCGCCACAGCAGAAACTATCTCATTCTTCTAAACCTCCCCAACCTTCACGAAAATCACCATCTCGAAGAATTTTAGGTGAAATAAGGGATTTTTTCGCAGGAAAGTGTCTTTTTTTTTGGATCGTTTCCATCATACTGTCTACGTTATATAAATATAACAAAGAGGCATTTTCTAGGTTTCTTCGCAATACTCCATCAAAGGAGACACCAGTACCCATTTTTCAGTATTCTCCTCACTCACCAGGACTTTTGAATGATGGAGGTTTATTGATGAAACCACACTATCGAAACATGACACGGAAGGAATTAAAAGAGCATTTACTTGCTCACCGAAATGATGAAGAAGCTTGGTCTGTATTCTTTGAAAACCTAAGTGAATTAGATTCTAGCATGGGATATTCAGCCGATCTATCAGATAAAGAAATGGAGCGGGTTTTTCGAGAAAAACTTGATCGAAAAGCTTGAATTATATAGCGACTAAAGTCACGGCTACACAACCAAAGTCCGCCTGCGCGGACTTCAAGAAAAAGGCAAATGTGAAAACAGATAGTATTTTTTATCGCTTGTTTCAAGAGTTTCCGAGCATTTTCTTTGAACTGATAGATCTTTCACCAGATGAAGCAGTTAGATACGAGTTTACTTCCCGTGAAGTTAAACAGCTTGCTTTTCGGATAGACGGGCTATTTTTACCTACAAATGAAGAACGCAGCGCTTTTTATCTCGTTGAAGTTCAATTTCAGCCAGATGAAATACTTTATCATCGGCTATTTGCTGAACTCTTTCTTTACATCAAACAATATAGACCTTCCCATCCTTGGCGAGTAGTAGTTATTTATCCGAATCGAAGTATAGAAAGGGAGGAAATTTTACAGTTTAACGAACTTCTAACCTCCAATCGAGTTCAGCGCATCTATCTTGATGAACTAGGAGAAGAAGGCGCAGCTTCTTTGGGCGTAGGAGTTGTTAAACTAATAATTGAGGACGATAAAAGTGTTGTGGAAAAAGCTAAAGTTTTAGTTGAGCAGACAAAGCAACAGTTAACCGAGCCAATAGTTCAGCGCAATTTAATCGATTTAATCGAGACAATTATTATTTATACAATTATTATTTATAAATTACCACACAAAAGTCGAGAGGAAATTGAAGCTATGTTTGGATTAAGTGAATTAAAACAAACAAAAGTTTATCAGGAAGCTCTACAAAAAGGCGAACAAAAAGGAGAACTCAAAGCAAAATTAGAAGCTATCCCAGAATTGTTAAAAGAAGGCTTGAAGATTGAGCAAATTGCTAGGGTATTAAAACTTCCCGTAGAACTCGTACAACAGGAAATCAAGCAGAGTCAAAGTTAGCTGTAAACAGCAAAATAGGGGCACAAGATACTGCACCCCTAGTATATTTCGGCAATATCGGTCAAAAAATTATCTAAATCCCACAGAAGCTTGCCAAACAAAAGCCAACAAGAGAAAGAACACGGGAATAACTGGCAAAACGTCTACTAGAGGGTCAAAAATAGCGTATGCTTCTGGCAACTTAGCTAATAGCAGTGCGGCTTCCATGTTTTCGTCCTCGATTCCAACACAAGTTTAATAATTGCCATGTATCTTAACATAAGTCGGGATCTGTAGATTCAGTTGTAGTAGAGTTTAACCAGGGTGCGAATTCTTCAGTAAAGCGATCGCTCAAAATTGCCTCTCGAATCCTGGTTGTAAACCGAATTAATTCAGTTGTATTGTGCAAAGATAGCAGCGTATAACCCAAAACCTCCTGACACTTCACCAAATGATTGAGATAGGCGCGAGAAAAGTTTTGGCAGGTGTAACAAGGGCAAGTCTCATCTAAAGGCGTGAAATCTTCGCGAAAACGGGAATTTCTCAAGTTCCAGCGCTCTCCTTGTACCAAAGCCGCTCCATGTCTTCCTAAACGAGTGGGAATCACGCAATCAAACATATCTACCCCCCAAGCTATAGCCTGAGCCATTTCCCGATATGTCCCTACACCCATTAAATAGCGGGGTTTAGAAGCTGGCAGTAGAGGAGCCGTGACTTTGACTATTTTTTCAATCAATTCGGCTGGTTCCCCGACACTCACCCCACCAATCGCGTAACCAGGCAGATCTAATTTAACTAAAGACTCCGCCGCAGCTTGCCTTAAATCGAGGTAAACTCCCCCTTGGACGATTCCGAACAAAGCCCGATCTTGAGGGCATTCGTGGGCATTTATACAGCGTTCTAGCCAACGATAGGTGCGTTCTGTCGAGGCGATAATGGTAGAGCGATCGCTCGGATATGGCGGACACTCATCGAATGCCATAATGACATCAGCACCCAAAGCATTTTGGATCTGAATCGATTTTTCGGGGGTGAGATTGATAATATCTCCATTTCTAGGAGAACGAAAAATTACCCCATCTTCCGAAATTTTCCGCATCTTACTCAAGCTAAAAACCTGGAAACCTCCCGAATCCGTCAGCATGGGACCTTTCCAGTTCATAAACTTATGCAAGCCACCAGCTTTCGCAATAATCTCTTCTCCTGGCTGCAAATGGAGGTGATAAGTATTAGCCAAAACCATCTGTGCTTCCGTGGCTTCTAGCTGCGCGGGAGTGAGTGTTTTGACAGTAGCAACAGTTCCCACAGGCATAAACCTGGGAGTTTCCACCACTCCGTGGGGAGTATAAAAGATACCCGCACGCGCCTGGGTGTGACTGCAACGTGCAATAGATTTAAAAGTGAAATTTTCGTTCAAAGTTAGTAATGATAACGAGCTTGGAGAAAGTTAATGCGATCGCTTGCGCTGCGCGGAGCGCAATCGCAGCCTACTCTATAAACTACTCGATATCAACGATCAAAAACACTAAAGTAAAGATAACGCAGCGATCGCGCGCATGATGGAAAGTGGTTAAAACCGCGTCTAGACAAACAAAATTCCCCTGCGTGGGTTAAACCTAAAATGAGATTTAAATGAGTTTTCTAGCCATTTTTAGATCGCTTTTCGGTGCGATCGCTTTTTACACTTGTTTACCAGTTCCTCATAGTTGGAATCTAGAGTTTCAATATGTGGGGCGCTGGGTAACTTGGATCGGGCTAATTATTGGTGGATTGCTGAGTTTGATAGATTTGGGTTTATCTGCTCTGGGTATGCCCGTGCTGACTCGTTCTGCCTTAGTCATTATCACTGGAATTGGCTTAACTGGTGGTTTGCACGTAGATGGCGCAATGGATGCGGCTGATGGGCTAGCAGTGCAAAATCCAGACAGAAGGCTGGAGGTGATGGTAGATAGTGCGACTGGTGCGTTTGGAGCGATCGCCGCTATTACCATTATTCTACTCAAAACCGTTTCCCTAGCTGAGTTGAATTATCCTATTTGGTTGGCTTTAACGACTGCGGCGATTTGGGGAAGATGGGGACAAATGGCGGCGATCGCGTTTTACCCTTATCTCAAGCCGACAGGGAAAGGTGCATTTCACAAAGCAGCGATCCGCGTTCCTATTGACTTAATCTTGGGCTTGTTGCCAATATTTGCCCTACATGGGTGGGGAATTGGTTTTCAAATCGAATCAGTTCAAGCTGCTATTTTAGCTTCTGGAGTAGGAATGGCGATCGCTTTAAGTACTGGATTTTATTTCCACAAACAGCTAGGAGGGCACACTGGCGATACTTACGGCGCGGTGGTAGAGTGGACGGAAGCTTTATTCTTGTGCTGTTTAACTATGTTCGTCAGTCGTAGGTAAATGAGACAATAGTTCTAGCTGCCTTAGTCCATATTTCTCAATGATTGACAACATCTCCAAGTTTCTCATCGAACAGTACTCGTCGGATTTTGCGGCTTGGTTATTAGGTCAACCAATTGCTTTAACCATTATTAATCCTACAGAACTCAATGTCGAGCCAATTCGCGCCGATTCTGTGATGTTACTGCAAGGGGCTGAGATTATCCTACATACTGAGTTCCAGACAGTTCCTGACGAAACTATGGGCTTTAGAATGGCGGATTACTATTTAAGATTGTGTAGGAAGTTCCCAGAAAAAGAAATTCAACAGGTGGTGATATATCTCAAGCCAACAGGTTCCGATTTAGTTAGACAGACGATATTTCAAACCAATGTGATGAGTCATGAGTTTCGAGTCATCAGGTTGTGGGAAGAACCACTGGAGGTTTTTCTGACAACACCAGGATTATTACCTTATGCAGTGTTGAGTCAAGCCGAAAATAAGGAAGATGTTTTAAAACGGGTAGTCAGAGAGCTTGAAAGGATTGCGGATAGAAGAGAACAGAACAATCTAGCAGCAGCTACGAGTATTTTAGCTGGGTTACAATTAACAGAACAGACAATTAGACGATTAATGCGGAGTCCGGTGATGCGCGAGTCTACGATGTATCAGTCCATTTTACGAGAAGGTCGGGCTGAAGGTTTACAGCAAGAACGGGCGTTGGTTCTCAGGCTACTTACTCGCAAAGTAGGTAGTTTATCTCCTGAATTGCGATCGCGAGTCGATGGTTTAAGTATTGAGCGCTTAGAGGCGCTAGGTGAAGCTTTGTTGGATTTTGGCGGTATCGGAGATTTGGAGAAGTGGCTGGGCTGACGCTGTAATCAAAGGCTTGTGGCGATCGCAGTAGTCAAGCACTCATGCGACTGGTTTTTATTTCCACAAACAGCTAGGAGGGCACACTGGCGATACTTATGGCGCGGTGGTAGAGTGGACGGAAGCTTTATTTTTATGCTGTTTAACGATTCTTGGTTCTTACTCTTCGTCGCCAGATAAATGGTTTAAAGTAATTTTGGCGATCGCCCTTCAAGACTTACTCTAGCAACCAACCAAACAAATCTTTGACGCTAAGGTGTAACTCACTTGCAAACGGTGGTATAGGAAGAACCTCATCTGGTTCATCAAACACTTCAGTTTCTTGTTTAGAACGATAGACAAACACAGTTTGTTCATCTGGATCGATCAACCAACCCATTTGAGTTCCGTGCTTCAAACAAAGAAGCATATTTTTGGTCGAATCGCTGTTTCTCTTCATATTCCGGTTCGTATAGCTTCGTACCTGTTTCTGGATCGCCTGCGCCTTCTCGTTTATCGGGTTTCTTTCTTTCTATCAGCGCCAGAGGTACATAAATCTGTTGGCGTTCAAACTGGCTATCTTTATAAGCGTGTAGCAACGAGTTACTACTCAACTCTCGCTGCGATTTGAGCATTTGGTTACAGATTCCTCTCCAGTCGATCTCAACTTTTGCCTGTGGTGTTTCTTGGATAGCAACGGGAGAATCCCATTCACATCCAACTATATCTCTCGGATGTAGATCGAGAACTCTAGCAATATGCTCAATTGCTTCTCTGCCTATTTTGTAGTCCCAATGTGGATTAAAAAGTCTTTTTACCTGATCGAGAGTAACGCAAGCTTCTTGACGGATTTTCTCATAATTATATCCTTTTTCCAGCTTTTTAGCTTGCAGATTCTTTAATCCATCTTGACTAGCAAGAAAACCTTTGGGTTGGCGATTTCTTCTCATCAAACATCCCTAGATTTGGTGCGATTACTACTACTGTAGATTATCTGAAGTTACCAGTGAAATGCAGATTAATGCAGATTAGTACTCGTATTAACTAGCTTCCTGACAACCACAGTAATTGTTTGCTTTTCTAGAGTTGTAAGTCATGAGGTTAGTTTGTATGACTCCCCTACAACGATTTGTTCAGTACTGCATCATCTTTAACACAGTGTTAAACATCATGGGCTTTTGCAGCGTGAAACTAGATTTGCTACAAATTGTCGCACCAGAATATCAAGTCGAAAACTTAACCCGCAAAGGCTAAAGCATTGATGAACGCTATGTCGGAGAACACCTCCGACAAGCCCCAAAGGGACGACTGTGCCAACACATCCTCATTCGGCAGGCTTATTGGCATGAAGTTGCGCTAACAGTTTCGGATCGCACAAGCTGACAATCTTTTGTGACTAAACTAATTATACAGGAGATATTTCATGTGGGAACTATTGCCTTTTTCAGGTTCGTTCTGGAACTGTATAGTTATTTTTATTACAGCTATTTTGTTGTTGACTATCTTGGACGATCGCGATGGAATTTATTTAGCTTTGGTAATATTTTCTGGACTCGCGTGTTTGTTATTTATTCCTTACTTTATGCAAGTTACACTCCTACTTTTTTTAGTTGGATATAACTTTTATATCCAAGATTAAGTATGTAACTTCAGGTGCGATACCTTACCCCTAAGAGCGAAAACTATGTAAGAATGCTATAAAACTAACTTTCATCAAACCAGAGAGCTAAGCCGCAAGCAATCTGCTTGCGGTTATACCTTCCAAAATCAGCGATCGCTCAAAATGAGATAATTAGATAACCATTCTGGAACTTTGCCCCTTTGACGGATTCACCGCTTAAACCTGGTGGTAGGAAAATATTCCGACGTTGAGAGCCAGCTTCTATAGTTACTTCTGGACCCGACTGAGATAGTTTGACTTGCTTCTTGTCAAATCCAGGTAAAAATAGTTTTACCTGACGATTAGCGACATCTATATCGATGGGGCGGGGTGCAGCCGCCGCTTGACTGAAATCTGGTAAAGATTGACCGATGATTCCCCACTCTTTCTCGCCAGTAGTAGGAATACCAGTAACAGGTAACGGGGCAAATTTGGCTGTTAATCCTTCGCTAACTGGGGCTTGATTGAGTAAAACCCCGCCTACAGTTAATCCTACCTGCTGGGCGCTTCCCCACAAATACTGGGCTGTAGCTATGGCTGTGGCGGTTTCATTGGTAACTAGATAAGCCGCTACCCGATTGGGATCGGCGATCGCTGCTTTCCCTCGATCTAAGATATTATTCATATCGTTAGTCGGCTGCTGAGCAAAACTATCCCCAGTCCAACTGACATTCAATACCACACTTGTAACTGGCTGAATAAAGGGGGATACGGCTCTCCAAAAATCTGATTCTTGGACGACTTTGCGGAAACGACGAATATACCAGCTAAATATCTCTGGCATCCCCATCATCCTCAAAGTATCTAAATCGCTATTCCCGTCGTAGATGATGACATCATATTTGCCACTAGCATCGTACTGACGAATCGCATTCAGGGCTAGGGCACTATCCATTCCTGGCAATACCCCTAATTCTTGCCCATAGACGTTATTAAGTACAGGGGTGCGGAGATATTGGGTTTCCAGTTGTTTGAGTTCTTCCCAACTGCGCTCTAGAAGCACGGGAGTTTGTAGCTGTACTGCGTCTAAATTGGCAGCTATGGGCTGCGGATCGAAGCTAACGGATGTTTCTAGCAGGATGCCCAAGACAGGGCTTGGATCTTGTCCTGCTAGCAATACCCGCCGACCTTCAGTAGCTAGTTTTTTAGCCGTGGCGATCGCAATGGTAGTTTTACCCGTACCGCCTTTACCTAAGAAGGTGAGAATTAATGCCATTCGTTAGTTTTCTAAGGTTTTGAGTTCGTCTTCAAAGAACCAAGTGGAGGAGCGATCGTCGAATTCGACTATAGCACCAACGCCACTACCATCGGTCATCTTAAACTCTTTTACTGTACCAACTTTACCTAGTTTACCCGCGATCTCAGACGAAACGCGATCGCGTAGGCGACAAACTTTAACTTTCTGACCGATTTCCACCATTGAAGTATTTATCTATAATAGCAACCACTCCTCAGTTTAGCGGAATCCGTCACTCTAACTGAAGAGAGCGATCGAGTAATTTTCGATCTTGATGAATAAGGAAGATAAAATTTAAATGCACAGAACTATAAGTTGGGTTTCGGCTGCGCGGTAGTTGAGGCTGTTTAAACTCAACCCAAGACCCCATAATTCTATCGCGATCGCCCAAATCTCCAGGAATAAAAAGCAATGACTCTGATTCGCATCCCTCAATCGTGGCAAATTCCAGAAGCAGAAGTCACTCCAGAAGAGGTTTTCTATAACCGCAGGCGATTTATGAAAAACCTGATTGGTGCTGGATTAGGGATGACGGCTTTACCTCTAGCTGGTTGCGACACGACTACTGGCGTTCCCCCAGCAGCGAGTAAATACAGTCAATATCCTAATTTGATTCATAATCCTCGATTTGCTGATGCTAAGCGCCCTATTACTGACCAATCCCTTTCTTCTCGGTTTAACAACTTCTACGAATTTGGGACTGGTAAAGGGATTTGGAAAGCCGCGCAAGCATTACCTACAGATAACTGGAAGGTTGAAGTCACGGGATTAGTCAACAATCCTCGCACTTACGATTTAGACGATCTAAACCAGAGATTTCCCTTAGAAGAGAGAGTTTATCGGTTTCGCTGTGTAGAAGCTTGGGCGATGGTAGTTCCTTGGGTAGGATTTCCGATGAAATTGCTGGTTAAAGATGCAGAACCTACCTCAAAGGCTAAGTTTGTCAGATTGACATCTTACTACAACGAGAAAATCAGTTTAGGTCCCAAATGGTTGCCCTTTAGTACTGTACCCTGGCCCTATACCGAAGGAATGCGCCTTGATGAGATGACCAACGATCTGGCTTTTTTTGCCACCGGAATTTACGGGCATTCCTTACCAAAACAACATGGAGCGCCGATTAGGGCAGTTATACCCTGGAAATATGGTTTCAAAGGCGCAAAATCCATCGTCAAGATCGAATTTGTCGAAGAACAGCCCAGTACCTTTTGGAATGCGATCGCCCCTAATGAATATGGGTTTGAAGCCAACGTCGATCCTAACGTCCCCCATCCCAGATGGTCACAAGCTACAGAAAAAATTATGGGTAAAGGTGCTAGTTTCACCTGGGAAAAACAACCCACCATAATTTACAACGGCTACGGCGAATATGTAGCTTCACTCTACAGTTGAGTATGTAGGTTGGGTTTCGTTCCTCAACCCAACATCAAGCCATCCGATCTCGTAGCCGTTAAATCTAGGTTTTTGCCACCTTTTTCCGCATATTCAACCACTGTTGCAAAATAATAGCCGCCGCCTTGCGATCTATCAAAGATTTATTTCGAGAAGGAAAGCCTCGTTCAGCTTTGATTAACTCTTCCGCTTCATAAGAAGTTAAACGCTCATCAACGTACTCTATCGGTAGATTCAGCGCTTTACTAAACCTTTGGGCTAATTTTTGAATTTGCTTGGCTTGAGATCCAATTTCGCCATTAGCTAGATAAGGTAAACCAACTACTAAAATTGTCGCTTGTCGTTCTACAACTAAGCTGCGGAGTTGTTCGAGGTCTTT includes the following:
- a CDS encoding photosystem II reaction center protein K produces the protein MEAALLLAKLPEAYAIFDPLVDVLPVIPVFFLLLAFVWQASVGFR
- a CDS encoding cobaltochelatase subunit CobN; translated protein: MYEYLQVLESRLFSEGLHTLGEVPNDEKMNQYLQAYLSENNSLEATNKLEIELEIKTLLIRTDEEITNLLRGLNGEYIPPAPGGDLLRDGTGVLPTGRNIHALDPYRMPSPAAYERGREIARKIIAQHLQEHQSYPETVAVMLWGLDAIKTKGESLGILLELVGAEPIKEGTGRVVRYDLKPLAEVGHPRIDVLANLSGIFRDSFVNVIELIDDLFQRAADIKEPETENFIRKHSLALQDRGVSNPTARLFSNPSGDFGSLVNDRVVDSNWESGDELGNTWRDRNVFSYGRNDKGAARPEVLNELLQKCDRIVQEIDSVEYGLTDIQEYYANTGGLKQAAEQKRGKKVATSFVESFSKNTTPRKLEDLLRMEYRTKLLNPKWANAMADGGSGGAYEISQRMTALIGWGGTADFTDEWVYNQAADTYALDAEMAEKLRQANPEAFRNIVGRMLEANGRGFWQPDADKLQKLRDLYQLTDEKIEGVEIS
- a CDS encoding Rpn family recombination-promoting nuclease/putative transposase; this translates as MKTDSIFYRLFQEFPSIFFELIDLSPDEAVRYEFTSREVKQLAFRIDGLFLPTNEERSAFYLVEVQFQPDEILYHRLFAELFLYIKQYRPSHPWRVVVIYPNRSIEREEILQFNELLTSNRVQRIYLDELGEEGAASLGVGVVKLIIEDDKSVVEKAKVLVEQTKQQLTEPIVQRNLIDLIETIIIYTIIIYKLPHKSREEIEAMFGLSELKQTKVYQEALQKGEQKGELKAKLEAIPELLKEGLKIEQIARVLKLPVELVQQEIKQSQS
- the cobS gene encoding adenosylcobinamide-GDP ribazoletransferase, which gives rise to MSFLAIFRSLFGAIAFYTCLPVPHSWNLEFQYVGRWVTWIGLIIGGLLSLIDLGLSALGMPVLTRSALVIITGIGLTGGLHVDGAMDAADGLAVQNPDRRLEVMVDSATGAFGAIAAITIILLKTVSLAELNYPIWLALTTAAIWGRWGQMAAIAFYPYLKPTGKGAFHKAAIRVPIDLILGLLPIFALHGWGIGFQIESVQAAILASGVGMAIALSTGFYFHKQLGGHTGDTYGAVVEWTEALFLCCLTMFVSRR
- a CDS encoding Get3/ArsA fold putative tail anchor-mediating ATPase NosAFP, translating into MALILTFLGKGGTGKTTIAIATAKKLATEGRRVLLAGQDPSPVLGILLETSVSFDPQPIAANLDAVQLQTPVLLERSWEELKQLETQYLRTPVLNNVYGQELGVLPGMDSALALNAIRQYDASGKYDVIIYDGNSDLDTLRMMGMPEIFSWYIRRFRKVVQESDFWRAVSPFIQPVTSVVLNVSWTGDSFAQQPTNDMNNILDRGKAAIADPNRVAAYLVTNETATAIATAQYLWGSAQQVGLTVGGVLLNQAPVSEGLTAKFAPLPVTGIPTTGEKEWGIIGQSLPDFSQAAAAPRPIDIDVANRQVKLFLPGFDKKQVKLSQSGPEVTIEAGSQRRNIFLPPGLSGESVKGAKFQNGYLIISF
- a CDS encoding Uma2 family endonuclease, translated to MGWLIDPDEQTVFVYRSKQETEVFDEPDEVLPIPPFASELHLSVKDLFGWLLE
- the tgt gene encoding tRNA guanosine(34) transglycosylase Tgt, which encodes MNENFTFKSIARCSHTQARAGIFYTPHGVVETPRFMPVGTVATVKTLTPAQLEATEAQMVLANTYHLHLQPGEEIIAKAGGLHKFMNWKGPMLTDSGGFQVFSLSKMRKISEDGVIFRSPRNGDIINLTPEKSIQIQNALGADVIMAFDECPPYPSDRSTIIASTERTYRWLERCINAHECPQDRALFGIVQGGVYLDLRQAAAESLVKLDLPGYAIGGVSVGEPAELIEKIVKVTAPLLPASKPRYLMGVGTYREMAQAIAWGVDMFDCVIPTRLGRHGAALVQGERWNLRNSRFREDFTPLDETCPCYTCQNFSRAYLNHLVKCQEVLGYTLLSLHNTTELIRFTTRIREAILSDRFTEEFAPWLNSTTTESTDPDLC
- the msrP gene encoding protein-methionine-sulfoxide reductase catalytic subunit MsrP encodes the protein MTLIRIPQSWQIPEAEVTPEEVFYNRRRFMKNLIGAGLGMTALPLAGCDTTTGVPPAASKYSQYPNLIHNPRFADAKRPITDQSLSSRFNNFYEFGTGKGIWKAAQALPTDNWKVEVTGLVNNPRTYDLDDLNQRFPLEERVYRFRCVEAWAMVVPWVGFPMKLLVKDAEPTSKAKFVRLTSYYNEKISLGPKWLPFSTVPWPYTEGMRLDEMTNDLAFFATGIYGHSLPKQHGAPIRAVIPWKYGFKGAKSIVKIEFVEEQPSTFWNAIAPNEYGFEANVDPNVPHPRWSQATEKIMGKGASFTWEKQPTIIYNGYGEYVASLYS
- a CDS encoding Rpn family recombination-promoting nuclease/putative transposase, with translation MIDNISKFLIEQYSSDFAAWLLGQPIALTIINPTELNVEPIRADSVMLLQGAEIILHTEFQTVPDETMGFRMADYYLRLCRKFPEKEIQQVVIYLKPTGSDLVRQTIFQTNVMSHEFRVIRLWEEPLEVFLTTPGLLPYAVLSQAENKEDVLKRVVRELERIADRREQNNLAAATSILAGLQLTEQTIRRLMRSPVMRESTMYQSILREGRAEGLQQERALVLRLLTRKVGSLSPELRSRVDGLSIERLEALGEALLDFGGIGDLEKWLG
- the petP gene encoding cytochrome b6f subunit PetP — its product is MVEIGQKVKVCRLRDRVSSEIAGKLGKVGTVKEFKMTDGSGVGAIVEFDDRSSTWFFEDELKTLEN
- the ruvX gene encoding Holliday junction resolvase RuvX, which gives rise to MSLISALGLDIGSKRIGVAGCDGLGLLATGLTTIQRSYFVKDLEQLRSLVVERQATILVVGLPYLANGEIGSQAKQIQKLAQRFSKALNLPIEYVDERLTSYEAEELIKAERGFPSRNKSLIDRKAAAIILQQWLNMRKKVAKT
- a CDS encoding DUF6887 family protein, with the protein product MSLCINPNCAKPSNHDNQLYCQVCGSELLLEGLYRVQRELGGGGFGKVYELSQGNTLKILKILTLSQPIALKLFQQEAEVLGKLNHPGIPKVEPDGYFIYFPKDSKEPLHCLVMEKIEGENLETYLKKKQQPIKQKLALKWLIEIAEILDKVHQEGFLHRDIKPANIMLRPNGQLVLIDFGTVKQITATVMASQAKKQGTGVYTPGYAPPEQEKGFTVLKSDFYALGRTFVHLLTNKHPLAFYNPNTDELDWRGAVPNLSPLLADLLDELMQRLAKDRPKDTGEILQRLGEIEQQLYPPPPIKIQPSPPPQQKLSHSSKPPQPSRKSPSRRILGEIRDFFAGKCLFFWIVSIILSTLYKYNKEAFSRFLRNTPSKETPVPIFQYSPHSPGLLNDGGLLMKPHYRNMTRKELKEHLLAHRNDEEAWSVFFENLSELDSSMGYSADLSDKEMERVFREKLDRKA